A genomic region of Salvelinus alpinus chromosome 12, SLU_Salpinus.1, whole genome shotgun sequence contains the following coding sequences:
- the LOC139535813 gene encoding complement C1q-like protein 4, whose product MVLVLLVAIPLLVHTTKGGASGGGSTHYEMLGSCKMVCDSFTPPQGSHELTAVSPQPPDFTGRRGKSGFRGSPGPPGPRGPTGEPGKPGPPGPPGPGPGGYIPSFYSPKIAFYAGLRKQHEGSEVLRFDDVVTNVGNYYEPSTGKFTCPLPGIYFFTYHVLMRGGDGTSMWADLKKNGQVRASAIAQDADLNYDYASNSVILHLDVGDEVCVQLDGGKVHGGNTNKYSTFSGFLIYPD is encoded by the exons ATGGTGCTGGTGCTGCTGGTCGCCATCCCCTTATTGGTTCACACCACCAAAGGGGGGGCGTCTGGAGGCGGGAGCACCCACTATGAGATGCTCGGCAGCTGCAAGATGGTGTGCGACTCTTTCACCCCCCCACAGGGCAGCCACGAGCTGACCGCTGTCTCCCCCCAACCCCCAGACTTCACAGGGAGAAGGGGCAAGTCTGGGTTTCGTGGGAGCCCTGGCCCCCCAGGCCCCAGAGGTCCCACAGGAGAACCAGGCAAGCCAGGCCCCCCTGGTCCCCCCGGCCCTGGCCCAGGGGGCTACATCCCCTCCTTCTACAGCCCCAAGATCGCCTTCTACGCTGGCCTCCGCAAACAGCATGAAGGGAGTGAGGTGTTGAGGTTTGACGACGTAGTGACCAATGTGGGGAACTACTATGAACCCAGTACTGGCAAGTTCACCTGCCCCCTACCTGGCATCTACTTCTTCACCTACCATGTCCTGATGAGGGGCGGAGATGGGACCAGCATGTGGGCCGACTTAAAAAAGAATGGACag gtgAGGGCCAGTGCCATTGCCCAGGATGCTGATCTGAACTATGACTATGCCTCCAACAGTGTCATCCTGCACCTGGATGTAGGGGACGAGGTGTGCGTGCAGCTCGACGGGGGCAAAGTTCACGGAGGAAACACCAACAAATACAGCACCTTCTCTGGCTTCCTCATCTACCCTGACTGA